One Spirochaeta africana DSM 8902 genomic window carries:
- a CDS encoding methyl-accepting chemotaxis protein — protein MAKKHLNLYKDFRFRVALTVILVVLATLVFQNTLLLYPPFAMMDLPNFSAVFLNMLVTLMAVAVPVIAVLAFIVTRTLQPLHAAVAALTAGKDLDESAYFAARRSVASLWRNVFFANLAGYFLAWIVGVIFDLTSVLNVHGVLQLLFVLSIAALAAMLQHSIILMLIARPRALLRIYSIDTRRDVRGMSITTRSVQQMRIIAAFLVMTMAFGFLQIYSIEHRFRNLMTRTATGEISLQQAEDMYYQSLSRIPGFEVARGDFNIIEYRPQADRFTLILVGYILLLSLLAGGIHYLASRAMLGQLLLIRRKLQQLVQGDAELSRKIEIIEFDEVGDIVSYLNEFMGQVRELLETIVSASRQAADSSSTLQGVIHKTGDATSRMVAAVEQVSSNADEQMKSVQSTGDDIRGILSSLETISNQVTTQASFVEQTSSSVNEMAASIDSVTQAAQKTNTVSEELTRVAHEGSDAVKRAIEAIREIEGSSQQINEIVTVISKIAAQTNMLAMNAAIEAAHAGDAGRGFAVVAEEVRNLAENSSKSAKGITSQIKSMLERIENGVALSENAGVSLDRISQDIEQTNSLVAEISLATKEQNAGTTEILQSITSLVESTQTISEVVGTQRQRSEAMKQSVTELIQAFSEIQTATNRQAQDNTEIASSVEYMQKIAAENEDVVGRLRSVLERYSLQFEATD, from the coding sequence ATGGCAAAAAAACATCTGAACCTGTACAAGGACTTTCGCTTCCGGGTCGCACTGACCGTTATCCTGGTGGTGCTGGCCACGCTGGTATTTCAGAACACCCTGCTGCTGTACCCGCCCTTTGCCATGATGGATCTGCCCAATTTTTCCGCGGTGTTCCTGAACATGCTGGTAACCCTGATGGCGGTGGCGGTGCCGGTGATCGCGGTGCTGGCGTTCATCGTAACCAGAACCCTGCAGCCGCTGCATGCCGCGGTAGCAGCCCTGACCGCCGGCAAAGATCTCGATGAATCGGCCTACTTTGCGGCACGGCGTTCGGTGGCCTCACTGTGGAGAAATGTCTTTTTTGCCAACCTCGCCGGGTATTTCCTGGCCTGGATTGTCGGGGTCATCTTTGACCTTACCTCGGTGCTGAATGTACATGGGGTGCTGCAGCTGCTGTTCGTTCTCTCTATTGCTGCACTCGCAGCGATGCTGCAGCACAGCATAATATTGATGCTGATTGCCCGGCCGCGCGCCCTGCTGCGAATCTACTCCATCGACACCAGACGCGATGTACGCGGCATGAGCATCACCACCAGGTCGGTGCAGCAGATGCGGATTATTGCGGCCTTTCTGGTCATGACCATGGCCTTCGGTTTTCTGCAGATCTACAGTATCGAACACCGGTTCCGGAACCTGATGACCCGGACCGCAACCGGCGAGATCAGCCTGCAACAGGCCGAGGATATGTACTACCAGAGCCTGTCACGGATTCCCGGCTTCGAGGTAGCACGAGGTGATTTCAACATCATCGAGTACCGCCCCCAGGCCGACCGGTTCACCCTTATTCTGGTGGGCTACATCCTGCTGCTGTCGCTGCTGGCCGGCGGGATTCACTACCTTGCCTCCCGGGCTATGCTGGGACAGCTGCTGCTGATCCGCCGAAAACTTCAGCAGCTGGTACAGGGCGATGCCGAGCTGTCCCGCAAGATCGAGATCATCGAGTTTGACGAGGTCGGTGACATCGTCAGTTATCTGAATGAGTTTATGGGGCAGGTGCGCGAGCTGCTGGAGACCATTGTATCGGCCAGTCGCCAGGCGGCTGATTCCTCCAGCACCCTGCAGGGGGTTATCCACAAGACCGGTGACGCCACCAGTCGCATGGTGGCAGCGGTCGAGCAGGTCTCCAGCAACGCCGATGAGCAGATGAAATCGGTACAGTCGACCGGGGATGATATCCGCGGGATCCTGTCGTCACTGGAGACCATCTCGAACCAGGTCACCACCCAGGCCAGCTTTGTCGAGCAGACCTCAAGCTCGGTCAACGAGATGGCCGCCTCGATCGACTCGGTAACCCAGGCTGCCCAGAAGACCAACACCGTCAGCGAGGAACTGACCAGGGTCGCCCACGAAGGCAGTGACGCCGTCAAGCGCGCCATCGAGGCAATTCGCGAGATCGAGGGAAGCTCACAGCAGATTAACGAGATCGTCACGGTTATCTCCAAGATTGCCGCCCAGACCAACATGCTGGCCATGAATGCCGCCATCGAGGCCGCCCATGCCGGGGATGCCGGGCGCGGGTTCGCGGTGGTTGCCGAGGAGGTCCGCAACCTGGCCGAGAACAGCTCGAAGAGCGCCAAGGGGATAACCTCGCAGATCAAGAGCATGCTGGAGCGCATCGAGAACGGGGTAGCCTTGTCCGAGAATGCCGGTGTTTCGCTGGACCGGATTTCACAGGACATCGAACAGACAAACTCCCTGGTTGCCGAAATTTCACTGGCTACGAAGGAACAGAATGCCGGCACCACCGAGATTCTGCAGAGCATAACCTCACTGGTGGAGTCAACACAGACCATCAGCGAGGTGGTCGGTACCCAGCGCCAGCGCAGCGAGGCCATGAAACAGTCGGTAACCGAGCTGATCCAGGCCTTCAGCGAGATCCAGACCGCCACTAACCGACAGGCCCAGGATAACACCGAGATTGCCTCGTCGGTGGAGTATATGCAGAAGATTGCTGCCGAAAACGAGGACGTCGTCGGCCGACTGCGCTCGGTACTGGAACGCTACTCCCTGCAGTTCGAGGCCACCGACTGA
- a CDS encoding HU family DNA-binding protein has translation MEQFTDLPPRIQKHLRGITESSGLPPGEDSLQLLTRNWIEKRQLFSAQIASLDMIELPEVAANDPRAVLLLTWSGSLISLETPDADGGRGFEYASIKLRHDVPGLTTAAGVEIDGNLTVDQVAVFSGAPISRSSEILHIASFPPDLAASEQNRRLREAVLFLTNGFAKLNRALTQVSSELDHFTTQNMVQFIAKRRGLTQAQTREIINDYVAMVRAGMLMGERVPVGSLGRAFLQQQAARKPYMGRNPATGEDLLIPAKPPTMVPKFSYSSAVKSAAERIHVPEEDASEDTTI, from the coding sequence ATGGAACAATTCACCGATCTGCCGCCACGGATTCAGAAACATCTGCGCGGCATTACCGAGAGTTCCGGCCTGCCGCCGGGAGAGGACTCACTCCAGCTGCTGACCCGCAACTGGATCGAGAAACGTCAGCTGTTTTCTGCCCAGATCGCGTCGCTGGACATGATCGAACTGCCGGAGGTAGCGGCCAACGACCCACGTGCCGTGCTGCTGCTCACCTGGTCAGGCTCCCTGATCAGCCTGGAGACCCCGGATGCCGACGGGGGTCGCGGCTTCGAGTATGCCAGCATAAAGCTCCGCCATGACGTACCCGGCCTGACTACCGCTGCCGGGGTCGAAATCGACGGGAACCTTACGGTGGACCAGGTGGCGGTTTTCTCCGGCGCCCCGATCAGTCGCAGTTCGGAGATCCTGCATATTGCCAGCTTTCCACCCGACCTGGCCGCCAGCGAGCAGAACCGCCGCCTGCGGGAGGCCGTACTGTTTCTGACCAACGGCTTTGCCAAACTGAACCGGGCCCTGACCCAGGTGAGCAGCGAGCTGGACCACTTCACCACCCAGAACATGGTGCAGTTTATCGCCAAGCGGCGCGGGCTCACCCAGGCTCAGACCCGTGAGATCATCAACGACTACGTCGCTATGGTCCGCGCCGGCATGCTGATGGGTGAACGGGTACCGGTAGGCAGCCTGGGCCGGGCTTTTCTGCAGCAGCAGGCTGCCCGCAAACCCTACATGGGGCGCAACCCGGCTACCGGCGAGGATCTGCTGATCCCGGCCAAACCACCGACCATGGTGCCGAAGTTCTCCTACAGCTCCGCGGTAAAATCTGCCGCCGAGCGGATTCACGTACCGGAAGAAGATGCATCGGAAGACACCACTATCTGA
- a CDS encoding MFS transporter, whose translation MQKQHAIPITLFFLAGAMFAGVSGNESFNLLPKHFALQGIHPAVTGFIMSFTGIGGIVVLPFLAFFVDHFRAKDILTVAVLLNILVPLIYFLPVPAAELYAVPRALQGSLFGIMMVGFNAALGHSLPPGNRSRGFALFGLMGQAGGLTAIAVGELIFDAGGLSRLYLFSFLLFSCSLLLVRLFPEEKHQQHATDPRLRDFVEVLGRRSMLPPLFWIFILGSGFGTMLAFLPDLVLERNLAMVRPFYIAYPITVAAIRISLSQYFDRFPLYRVLLLPVAMIPLSMLAVNAAQSIVLLAVAGICYGIAHGVMFPTLMGHLMDRSPVHFRGRMSLVFNLMFSFGLFVAGNIGRLFIDESVQGAFTGMAVISSLGLLLLLGVWLRAACTETGDRV comes from the coding sequence ATGCAGAAACAGCATGCAATCCCGATTACCCTTTTCTTTCTGGCCGGGGCAATGTTTGCCGGGGTAAGCGGTAACGAAAGCTTCAACCTGCTGCCGAAACACTTCGCCCTGCAGGGGATCCATCCGGCGGTGACCGGCTTTATCATGAGTTTTACCGGTATCGGCGGTATCGTGGTGCTGCCGTTTCTGGCCTTCTTTGTGGACCATTTCCGGGCGAAGGACATCCTGACCGTGGCGGTACTGCTGAATATCCTGGTGCCGCTGATCTATTTCCTGCCGGTCCCGGCCGCCGAACTGTATGCCGTGCCGCGCGCTCTGCAGGGCAGCCTGTTCGGTATTATGATGGTGGGGTTCAATGCTGCTTTGGGCCACTCCCTGCCGCCGGGGAACCGCTCACGGGGGTTCGCCCTGTTCGGGCTGATGGGGCAGGCGGGCGGACTCACGGCGATTGCGGTCGGTGAACTGATATTCGATGCCGGCGGGTTGTCGCGGCTGTACCTGTTCTCATTCCTTCTGTTCAGCTGCTCACTGCTGCTGGTACGCCTGTTCCCCGAGGAGAAGCACCAGCAGCACGCAACCGACCCGCGACTGCGGGATTTCGTAGAGGTGCTGGGGCGACGCTCGATGCTGCCGCCGCTGTTCTGGATATTTATCCTTGGCAGCGGGTTCGGTACCATGCTGGCATTTCTGCCCGACCTGGTGCTGGAACGCAACCTGGCAATGGTGCGGCCCTTTTACATCGCCTACCCGATAACGGTTGCGGCAATACGGATCTCCCTCAGTCAGTACTTCGACCGGTTTCCCCTCTACCGGGTGCTGCTGCTGCCGGTAGCCATGATTCCGCTGAGTATGCTGGCGGTAAATGCCGCGCAGAGTATCGTGCTGCTGGCGGTTGCCGGGATATGCTACGGTATTGCGCACGGGGTTATGTTCCCGACCCTGATGGGGCACCTGATGGATCGCTCTCCGGTGCATTTTCGCGGCCGCATGTCGCTGGTATTTAACCTGATGTTCAGCTTCGGACTGTTTGTCGCCGGGAATATCGGCCGCCTGTTTATCGACGAATCGGTGCAGGGTGCATTTACCGGTATGGCAGTCATCAGTTCGCTCGGTCTGCTGCTGCTGCTGGGCGTGTGGCTCCGTGCTGCTTGCACAGAAACCGGTGACAGGGTATGA
- a CDS encoding Cof-type HAD-IIB family hydrolase — MNIRMIALDLDDTLLDHDQLISVENHDALVAAEQRGIRIVLASGRSPFGMQPYLAQLELHQREGYAVSFNGAIVMRSDTGQQLLYEGLPPDVAHDVMDWAQQRGAIIQTYHNDTIYITGENAHTHIDSSLTGMKQVVAEPGKLLDLQPIKYVFPGEPELLQQYQNELRAYLGERAGVFVSKPYFLEVMAPGADKGHGLAFLAERLGIDREQVMAVGDAANDLGMLRWAGTAVAMSNAVPEVLETADYVTERDNHHAGVAHILQQLVLI, encoded by the coding sequence GTGAATATACGAATGATCGCACTGGACCTGGATGATACCCTGCTCGACCACGATCAGCTGATATCGGTAGAGAACCACGATGCCCTGGTGGCAGCCGAGCAGCGGGGGATCCGGATTGTACTGGCCTCCGGGCGCAGCCCCTTCGGGATGCAGCCCTACCTTGCGCAGCTTGAGCTGCATCAGCGCGAGGGCTATGCCGTGTCGTTTAACGGGGCTATCGTGATGCGCAGCGACACCGGGCAGCAGCTGCTGTACGAGGGGCTGCCTCCCGATGTTGCCCACGATGTCATGGACTGGGCCCAGCAGCGCGGCGCGATCATCCAGACATACCATAACGATACCATCTACATCACCGGAGAGAATGCCCACACCCATATCGATTCCAGCCTGACCGGGATGAAGCAGGTGGTTGCCGAACCCGGCAAACTGCTGGATCTGCAGCCGATAAAGTATGTGTTTCCGGGTGAGCCAGAGCTGCTGCAACAGTACCAGAACGAGCTGCGGGCTTACCTGGGCGAGCGTGCCGGGGTGTTTGTGAGCAAGCCGTATTTTCTCGAGGTCATGGCACCCGGTGCTGACAAGGGGCACGGACTGGCTTTCCTGGCGGAACGCCTCGGGATAGACCGGGAGCAGGTGATGGCGGTTGGCGACGCGGCCAATGATCTGGGGATGCTGCGATGGGCCGGCACGGCGGTCGCTATGTCCAATGCGGTCCCGGAGGTGCTGGAGACAGCGGATTATGTCACCGAACGCGACAATCACCACGCCGGGGTGGCGCATATCCTGCAGCAGCTGGTGCTGATCTGA
- a CDS encoding AAA family ATPase, translated as MVITQRRRNKIIPIAGGKGGVGKTELCANLGVRLGQLGHDTIIIDLDLGGSNLHSALGIKNRHSGVGNFLSDRRLNFEDLVSPTPYANLRFIPGDVLVANTPNIGFAQKKSLIANIEKLDADYILLDLGSGANNNVVDFFLISNSGIIVTSPHVGAVLNAYSFMKNTVFRFLMRAFSGESEVERFLRKSIKERRPGNPVTIASVIEGMEQLDLKQAQKAGRYVRLMQPSLVLNLVRSGDDLNIAESLRDLVDKNLSVDLTALGFMIHDDHLAGSHRAHAPITAAIPDCLLAYEVDRIAQKIVQSPEFPTLPLEKDMYKDSYELMQIESATDLAQLQQEQGQGSQNSQANAEEFIEILTAQKKQIRDLQNTVRRLSIRQRF; from the coding sequence ATGGTTATAACACAACGGCGAAGAAACAAGATAATTCCGATTGCAGGCGGCAAAGGCGGTGTCGGGAAGACCGAGCTCTGTGCCAACCTCGGGGTACGCCTGGGACAGCTGGGTCATGACACCATTATTATCGACCTGGACCTTGGCGGCTCCAATCTGCATTCCGCACTGGGGATCAAGAACCGGCACTCAGGAGTCGGTAACTTCCTGTCAGACCGGCGTCTGAATTTCGAGGATCTGGTCAGCCCTACTCCGTATGCCAACCTGCGGTTTATTCCCGGGGATGTCCTGGTCGCCAATACCCCGAACATCGGATTTGCCCAGAAAAAGAGCCTGATAGCCAACATCGAGAAACTGGATGCCGACTACATCCTGCTCGACCTTGGCTCTGGTGCCAACAATAATGTGGTCGACTTCTTCCTGATCTCTAACTCCGGAATTATCGTAACCTCACCCCATGTCGGGGCGGTACTGAACGCTTACAGCTTCATGAAGAACACGGTGTTCCGTTTCCTGATGCGTGCATTCTCCGGGGAATCCGAGGTAGAGCGTTTTCTGCGAAAATCCATCAAGGAGCGGCGCCCTGGAAATCCGGTTACTATTGCCTCGGTAATCGAGGGCATGGAGCAGCTTGACCTCAAACAGGCCCAGAAAGCCGGTCGCTATGTCCGCCTGATGCAGCCATCGCTGGTACTCAACCTGGTGCGCAGCGGCGACGACCTGAATATCGCCGAAAGCCTGCGGGATCTTGTCGACAAAAACCTCAGCGTGGATCTGACGGCCCTGGGCTTCATGATCCATGATGATCACCTGGCAGGATCCCATCGCGCCCATGCCCCGATCACCGCAGCTATCCCTGACTGTCTGCTGGCCTACGAGGTCGACCGGATTGCCCAGAAGATCGTCCAGTCACCGGAATTTCCGACCTTGCCGCTGGAAAAGGATATGTACAAAGACTCCTACGAACTGATGCAGATAGAGTCGGCAACCGATCTGGCCCAGCTGCAGCAGGAGCAAGGTCAGGGCAGTCAGAACTCACAGGCCAATGCCGAGGAGTTTATCGAGATCCTGACGGCTCAGAAGAAGCAGATCCGCGATCTGCAGAACACGGTACGCAGGCTCTCTATTCGCCAGCGGTTCTGA